A single region of the Streptomyces sp. NBC_00425 genome encodes:
- a CDS encoding sugar ABC transporter substrate-binding protein — translation MRRVVIGATAVSMALSIAACGKAGDDKASDSGSSSSGDKSIGLLLPDSVTARYEKFDKPYFDAKVKALCSDCKLEYANAAADPAKQAQQVSSMVTKGVKVIVISAQDSAAIKSSIQSAVDKGVKVVAYDRLAQGPVSAYVSFDNVKVGELQGQALLDALGAKATPTSKVVMINGDDADPNAGQFKQGAHKVLDGKVDIAYEQSGLWKDTVAAQKMSAAITQLGAKNIAGVYAANDGMAGGIANTLKGAKISGIPLTGQDAELAGIQRIVAGTQSSTVYKAFKPEAEAAAQLAVDLLNGKDIKGAASETLTSGSGDKVPSQLLTPVSVTKANIKDTVVKDGLYTVADICTAEYAAACKAAGLQ, via the coding sequence ATGCGTAGAGTCGTGATCGGCGCCACCGCCGTGTCCATGGCGCTGTCGATTGCCGCGTGCGGCAAGGCGGGCGACGACAAGGCCAGCGACTCCGGCAGCAGCAGCTCGGGCGACAAGTCCATCGGCCTGCTGCTTCCCGACAGCGTCACCGCGCGGTACGAGAAGTTCGACAAGCCGTACTTCGACGCCAAGGTCAAGGCGCTCTGCTCCGACTGCAAGCTCGAGTACGCCAACGCCGCGGCCGACCCGGCCAAGCAGGCGCAGCAGGTCAGCAGCATGGTGACCAAGGGCGTGAAGGTCATCGTGATCTCCGCCCAGGACTCCGCCGCGATCAAGTCCTCGATCCAGTCCGCGGTCGACAAGGGCGTCAAGGTCGTGGCGTACGACCGTCTCGCCCAGGGCCCGGTCAGCGCCTACGTCTCGTTCGACAACGTCAAGGTCGGCGAGCTCCAGGGCCAGGCCCTGCTCGACGCCCTCGGCGCGAAGGCGACCCCCACCTCCAAGGTCGTCATGATCAACGGTGACGACGCCGACCCGAACGCCGGCCAGTTCAAGCAGGGCGCGCACAAGGTCCTCGACGGCAAGGTCGACATCGCCTACGAGCAGTCCGGCCTGTGGAAGGACACCGTCGCGGCCCAGAAGATGTCCGCGGCCATCACCCAGCTGGGCGCCAAGAACATCGCGGGCGTCTACGCCGCCAACGACGGCATGGCCGGTGGCATCGCCAACACCCTCAAGGGCGCGAAGATCAGCGGCATCCCGCTGACCGGCCAGGACGCGGAGCTCGCGGGCATCCAGCGCATCGTCGCCGGCACCCAGTCCTCCACCGTCTACAAGGCCTTCAAGCCGGAGGCCGAGGCCGCCGCCCAGCTCGCGGTCGACCTGCTCAACGGCAAGGACATCAAGGGCGCCGCCTCCGAGACGCTCACCAGCGGCTCCGGCGACAAGGTTCCCTCGCAGCTGCTGACCCCGGTGTCGGTCACCAAGGCCAACATCAAGGACACGGTCGTCAAGGACGGTCTCTACACCGTCGCCGACATCTGCACCGCCGAGTACGCCGCCGCCTGCAAGGCCGCCGGCCTCCAGTAG
- a CDS encoding carbohydrate ABC transporter permease: MQHGKYRFVVGFLAAPLGLYALFVVWPFVQSIYYSFTDWTGLSPEFKTVGLDNYRRMLDDEIFWKSLQHSLLFALVLPLVTIGLALFFAFMINVGGRGRKGGPVVSGVRGSSFYKIVYFFPQVLSIAIVALLFAFAYNPDSGAINSLFRGVGLDGLQPLWLGDPDLALWCVMAVLVWSTVGFFVVLFSAGMASIPADLYEAALLDGANRATTFFRITLPLLWDTVQSGWVYMGILALGAESFAVVQIMTTGPGGPDYSTTVMVLYVYQKAFRDGQAAYATTIGVALLVVTLAFAAAVMRLGRRERLEY, from the coding sequence ATGCAGCACGGCAAGTACCGGTTCGTCGTGGGGTTCCTGGCGGCGCCCCTGGGACTGTACGCGCTCTTCGTGGTGTGGCCGTTCGTCCAGTCGATCTACTACTCGTTCACGGACTGGACCGGCCTGAGCCCCGAATTCAAGACGGTCGGCCTGGACAATTACCGGAGGATGCTGGACGACGAGATCTTCTGGAAGTCCCTGCAGCACAGTCTGCTGTTCGCGCTCGTGCTGCCGCTGGTGACGATCGGTCTGGCGCTGTTCTTCGCCTTCATGATCAATGTCGGTGGACGCGGAAGGAAGGGGGGCCCGGTGGTCTCCGGCGTCCGGGGCTCCTCGTTCTACAAGATCGTTTACTTCTTTCCGCAGGTGTTGTCGATCGCCATCGTCGCGCTGCTGTTCGCCTTCGCGTACAACCCGGACAGCGGTGCGATCAACTCGTTGTTCCGGGGCGTCGGGCTGGACGGCCTTCAGCCCCTCTGGCTCGGCGATCCGGACCTCGCCCTGTGGTGCGTGATGGCGGTGCTCGTCTGGTCCACGGTCGGCTTCTTCGTGGTGCTGTTCTCGGCGGGCATGGCGTCCATCCCGGCGGACCTGTACGAGGCCGCCCTGCTGGACGGCGCGAACCGGGCCACGACCTTCTTCCGCATCACCCTGCCGCTGCTGTGGGACACGGTGCAGTCGGGCTGGGTCTACATGGGCATCCTCGCGCTCGGGGCCGAGTCGTTCGCGGTCGTGCAGATCATGACGACCGGACCGGGCGGCCCCGACTACTCGACCACCGTCATGGTCCTGTACGTGTACCAGAAGGCGTTCCGCGACGGTCAGGCCGCCTACGCCACCACCATCGGCGTCGCCCTGCTCGTCGTGACGCTGGCCTTCGCCGCGGCCGTGATGCGGCTCGGGCGACGCGAGCGGCTGGAGTACTGA
- a CDS encoding amino acid permease: MSSTLFRTKKVEQSILDTEEPEHALKKSLSALDLTVFGVGVIIGTGIFVLTGTVAKNNAGPAVALAFVVAGVVCALAALCYAEFASTVPVAGSAYTFSYASLGELPAWIIGWDLVLEFALGTAVVAVGWSGYIASLLDNAGWHLPAALGSRDGAHGFGFDILAAALVLVLTAILVLGTKLSARVTSIVVAIKVTVVLTVIIAGAFFIKGENYDPFVPKAQAVEAGGGLNSPLIQLMFGWAPSNFGVMGIFTAASVVFFAFIGFDVVATAAEETKHPQRDMPRGIIGSLIICTTLYVLVSIVVTGMEHYTKLSITAPLADAFKATGHPWFAGFISFGAAVGLTTVCMILLLGQTRVFFAMSRDGLLPRFFSHVHPRYKTPHRPTILLGGIIAIVAGFTPLSELAELVNIGTLFAFVVVAIGVVLLRRSRPDLPRAFRTPWVPFVPILSVLASLWLMLNLPAETWLRFGIWMVIGCVVYFLYGRSHSRLGRAEASTAPTPGTGGAGPV, encoded by the coding sequence GTGAGCAGCACCCTCTTCCGGACGAAGAAGGTCGAGCAGTCCATCCTCGACACCGAGGAGCCAGAACACGCGCTCAAGAAATCCTTGTCCGCGCTCGACCTGACCGTCTTCGGCGTCGGCGTCATCATCGGCACCGGCATCTTCGTCCTCACCGGCACGGTCGCCAAGAACAACGCCGGCCCGGCCGTGGCCCTGGCCTTCGTGGTGGCCGGGGTCGTCTGCGCGCTCGCCGCGCTCTGCTACGCCGAGTTCGCCTCCACCGTCCCGGTGGCGGGCTCCGCGTACACCTTCTCGTACGCCTCCCTCGGCGAACTGCCCGCCTGGATCATCGGCTGGGACCTGGTCCTGGAGTTCGCGCTCGGCACCGCGGTGGTCGCCGTCGGCTGGTCCGGCTACATCGCCTCACTGCTGGACAACGCCGGCTGGCACCTGCCGGCGGCGCTCGGCAGCCGGGACGGGGCCCACGGCTTCGGCTTCGACATCCTCGCCGCCGCACTCGTTCTGGTGCTCACCGCCATCCTCGTGCTCGGCACCAAGCTCTCCGCGCGTGTGACCTCGATCGTGGTCGCCATCAAGGTGACGGTCGTGCTGACCGTGATCATCGCCGGCGCCTTCTTCATCAAGGGCGAGAACTACGACCCGTTCGTGCCCAAGGCGCAGGCCGTCGAGGCCGGCGGGGGGCTGAACTCCCCGCTCATCCAGCTGATGTTCGGCTGGGCGCCCTCCAACTTCGGCGTCATGGGCATCTTCACCGCCGCCTCGGTGGTCTTCTTCGCCTTCATCGGCTTCGACGTGGTCGCCACGGCCGCGGAGGAGACCAAGCACCCGCAGCGGGACATGCCCCGCGGCATCATCGGCTCCCTCATCATCTGCACCACGCTGTACGTGCTGGTGTCGATCGTCGTCACGGGCATGGAGCACTACACCAAGTTGTCCATCACCGCCCCGCTCGCCGACGCCTTCAAGGCCACCGGGCACCCCTGGTTCGCGGGCTTCATCAGCTTCGGCGCCGCCGTCGGCCTCACCACCGTCTGCATGATCCTGCTGCTGGGCCAGACCCGTGTCTTCTTCGCGATGAGCCGCGACGGACTGCTGCCCCGCTTCTTCTCCCACGTCCACCCGCGCTACAAGACCCCGCACCGGCCCACGATCCTGCTCGGCGGGATCATCGCGATCGTCGCCGGCTTCACCCCGCTGAGCGAGCTCGCCGAGCTGGTCAACATCGGCACCCTGTTCGCCTTCGTGGTCGTCGCGATCGGCGTCGTCCTCCTGCGCAGGTCCCGCCCCGACCTGCCCCGGGCCTTCCGCACCCCGTGGGTGCCGTTCGTCCCGATCCTGTCGGTGCTCGCCTCGCTCTGGCTGATGCTCAACCTGCCCGCCGAGACCTGGCTGCGGTTCGGCATCTGGATGGTCATCGGATGCGTCGTCTACTTCCTCTACGGCCGCTCCCACAGCCGCCTCGGGCGAGCCGAGGCGTCCACCGCCCCCACCCCGGGCACCGGCGGCGCCGGCCCCGTGTGA
- a CDS encoding ATP-binding cassette domain-containing protein: protein MVHVSATPVLALRGVSKRFGAVQALTDVELEVHAGEVVALVGDNGAGKSTLVKTIAGVHPIDEGVIEWEGRPVSIDKPHDAQGLGVATVYQDLALCDNLDVVGNLYLGRELLRRGVIDEVSMEKNARELLSTLSIRIPSVRIPIASLSGGQRQVVAIARALIGDPKVVILDEPTAALGVEQTAQVLDLVERLRERNLGVILISHNMADVKAVADTVAVLRLGKNNGSFPVKDTSHEEIIAAITGATDNAVTRRAGRRTAEAAK, encoded by the coding sequence ATGGTTCACGTGTCCGCTACGCCCGTGCTGGCGTTGCGCGGAGTCTCCAAGCGATTCGGTGCGGTGCAGGCACTCACCGACGTCGAGCTGGAGGTCCACGCCGGAGAAGTGGTCGCCCTGGTGGGCGACAACGGCGCAGGGAAGTCGACCCTGGTCAAGACGATCGCAGGGGTCCACCCCATCGATGAGGGCGTCATCGAGTGGGAGGGCCGGCCGGTCAGCATCGACAAGCCGCACGACGCCCAGGGACTCGGCGTCGCGACGGTCTACCAGGACCTCGCGCTGTGCGACAACCTCGACGTCGTCGGCAACCTGTACCTCGGACGGGAGCTGCTGCGCCGCGGCGTCATCGACGAGGTGTCGATGGAGAAGAACGCCCGCGAGCTGCTCTCCACGCTCTCCATCCGCATCCCGAGCGTCCGCATCCCGATCGCGAGCCTCTCGGGCGGTCAGCGCCAGGTCGTCGCGATCGCCCGTGCGCTGATCGGCGACCCGAAGGTCGTCATCCTCGACGAGCCCACCGCGGCGCTCGGCGTCGAGCAGACGGCGCAGGTCCTCGACCTGGTCGAGCGGCTGCGCGAGCGCAACCTCGGCGTCATCCTCATCAGCCACAACATGGCCGACGTCAAGGCGGTCGCGGACACCGTCGCCGTGCTGCGCCTGGGCAAGAACAACGGCTCCTTCCCCGTGAAGGACACCAGCCACGAAGAGATCATCGCCGCGATCACCGGTGCCACGGACAACGCCGTGACCCGTCGTGCGGGGCGTCGCACCGCGGAGGCGGCCAAGTGA
- the dxs gene encoding 1-deoxy-D-xylulose-5-phosphate synthase yields the protein MPLLTRIRGPRDLDRLSLEELDQLAGEIRTFLVDAVSKTGGHLGPNLGVVELTLALHRVFESPKDKVLWDTGHQSYVHKLLTGRQDFSRLKMKGGLSGYPSQAESEHDVIENSHASTVLGWADGIAKANQILDRDSHVVAVIGDGALTGGMAWEALNNIADGDRPLVIVVNDNERSYAPTIGGLANHLATLRTTDGYERFLARGKDLLERTPVVGKPLYETLHGAKKGLKDFIAPQGMFEDLGLKYVGPIDGHDIEALESALARAKRFGGPVIVHCLTEKGRGYQPALQDEADRFHAVGKIHPDTGLPIATSGADWTSVFGDEMVRLGEERTDIVAITAAMLQPVGLDKFAKAFPDRVYDVGIAEQHGAVSAAGLAHGGVHPVFAVYATFLNRAFDQVLMDVALHKCGVTFVLDRAGVTGTDGASHNGMWDMSILQVVPGLRLAAPRDADQVRAQLREAVAVDDAPTVVRFSKGAVGPAVPAVGRVGGMDVLRESGTDTPDVLLVSVGALAPMCLEIATLLDRQGITTTVVDPRWVKPVDEAMAPLAERHRVVVTVEDNSRVGGVGSAIAQSLRDAGVDVPLRDFGIPPRFLDHASRAEVMAEIGLTAPDIARQVTGLVSKLDGRYGSAAVESVEPARD from the coding sequence GTGCCGCTGCTGACCCGCATCAGGGGACCGCGCGATCTGGACCGGCTCAGCCTGGAGGAGCTGGACCAGCTGGCAGGGGAGATCCGCACCTTCCTCGTGGACGCCGTCTCCAAGACCGGCGGCCACCTCGGCCCCAACCTCGGCGTGGTCGAGCTCACCCTCGCCCTGCACAGGGTCTTCGAGTCGCCCAAGGACAAGGTCCTGTGGGACACCGGACACCAGTCCTACGTGCACAAGCTGCTCACCGGCCGGCAGGACTTCTCCCGGCTGAAGATGAAGGGCGGCCTGTCCGGCTACCCCTCGCAGGCCGAGTCCGAGCACGACGTCATCGAGAACAGCCACGCCTCCACGGTGCTCGGCTGGGCCGACGGCATCGCCAAGGCCAACCAGATCCTCGACCGCGACAGCCACGTCGTGGCGGTCATCGGCGACGGCGCGCTCACCGGCGGCATGGCGTGGGAGGCCCTGAACAACATCGCCGACGGGGACCGCCCGCTGGTCATCGTCGTCAACGACAACGAGCGCTCGTACGCGCCGACCATCGGCGGCCTCGCCAATCACCTCGCCACCCTGCGCACCACGGACGGTTACGAGCGTTTCCTGGCCCGCGGCAAGGACCTCCTCGAGCGCACGCCCGTCGTCGGCAAGCCGCTCTACGAGACCCTGCACGGCGCCAAGAAGGGCCTGAAGGACTTCATCGCCCCCCAGGGCATGTTCGAGGACCTCGGCCTGAAGTACGTCGGACCGATCGACGGCCACGACATCGAGGCGCTCGAGTCCGCGCTGGCCCGCGCCAAGCGCTTCGGCGGCCCCGTGATCGTGCACTGCCTCACCGAGAAGGGCCGCGGCTACCAGCCCGCCCTCCAGGACGAGGCCGACCGCTTCCACGCCGTCGGCAAGATCCACCCCGACACCGGTCTGCCGATCGCCACCTCCGGCGCCGACTGGACGTCCGTCTTCGGCGACGAGATGGTCAGGCTCGGCGAGGAGCGCACGGACATCGTCGCGATCACCGCCGCCATGCTCCAGCCGGTCGGACTCGACAAGTTCGCCAAAGCCTTCCCGGACCGGGTCTACGACGTCGGCATCGCCGAGCAGCACGGCGCGGTCTCCGCCGCGGGCCTGGCCCACGGCGGGGTGCATCCGGTGTTCGCGGTGTACGCCACATTCCTCAATCGTGCCTTCGACCAGGTCCTCATGGACGTCGCCCTCCACAAGTGCGGTGTGACATTCGTACTGGACCGGGCGGGCGTCACCGGCACCGACGGCGCCTCCCACAACGGCATGTGGGACATGTCGATCCTCCAGGTCGTTCCCGGTCTGCGGCTCGCCGCCCCGCGCGACGCCGACCAGGTCCGCGCCCAGCTGCGCGAGGCCGTCGCCGTCGACGACGCGCCGACCGTCGTCCGCTTCTCCAAGGGCGCCGTCGGCCCCGCCGTGCCCGCCGTGGGCCGCGTCGGCGGGATGGACGTGCTGCGCGAGAGCGGCACCGACACCCCCGACGTGCTGCTGGTCTCCGTGGGCGCACTCGCCCCGATGTGCCTGGAGATCGCGACGCTCCTCGACCGGCAGGGCATCACCACCACCGTCGTCGACCCGCGCTGGGTCAAGCCCGTCGACGAGGCCATGGCCCCGCTCGCCGAACGGCACCGCGTGGTCGTCACCGTCGAGGACAACTCCCGCGTCGGCGGCGTCGGATCGGCGATCGCCCAGTCCCTGCGCGACGCCGGAGTCGACGTCCCGCTGCGCGACTTCGGCATCCCGCCCCGCTTCCTCGACCACGCCTCCCGCGCCGAGGTCATGGCCGAGATCGGGCTCACCGCGCCCGACATCGCGCGGCAGGTCACCGGCCTCGTCTCCAAGCTCGACGGACGGTACGGCAGCGCGGCGGTCGAGTCCGTGGAGCCCGCCCGCGACTGA
- a CDS encoding carbohydrate ABC transporter permease — MKTTESPAPLPAESGSDVVVTKVDVPSGRPPVKEKPEGSVLNVFSHGVLVIWAVMVVLPLLWAVMTSFKDDSAIFGSPWSLPDRLHFDNWSRAWTEANMGDYFLNTVLVVGGSLVGTLALGSMAAYVLARFDFPGNRFIYFLFVGGMSFPIMLALVPLFYVVNNMGLLNTIHGLILVYIAYSLPFTVFFLTAFFRTLPSSVAEAAFVDGASHSRTFFQIMLPMAKPGLISVGIFNFLGQWNQYMLPTVLNTDPDKRVLTQGLVQLAVSQGYKGDWSGLFAGLVMAMLPVLAAYVVFQRQVVQGLTAGALK; from the coding sequence ATGAAGACGACCGAAAGCCCCGCGCCCCTGCCGGCCGAGTCCGGCTCCGACGTCGTCGTCACCAAGGTCGACGTGCCGTCCGGGAGACCGCCCGTAAAGGAGAAACCGGAAGGAAGCGTCCTCAATGTCTTTTCTCATGGCGTTCTGGTCATCTGGGCGGTCATGGTCGTGCTGCCGCTGCTCTGGGCGGTGATGACCTCCTTCAAGGACGACAGCGCCATCTTCGGTTCTCCCTGGTCGCTGCCCGACCGGCTGCACTTCGACAACTGGTCGCGGGCCTGGACCGAGGCGAACATGGGCGACTACTTCCTCAACACCGTCCTGGTGGTGGGGGGGTCACTCGTCGGCACGCTGGCGCTCGGCTCCATGGCGGCCTACGTGCTGGCCCGCTTCGACTTCCCCGGCAACCGTTTCATCTACTTTCTGTTCGTCGGCGGCATGAGTTTCCCGATCATGCTGGCGCTGGTGCCGCTGTTCTACGTCGTGAACAACATGGGACTGCTGAACACCATCCACGGCCTGATCCTCGTCTACATCGCGTACTCGTTGCCGTTCACGGTCTTCTTCCTGACGGCCTTCTTCCGCACGCTGCCCTCGTCGGTCGCGGAGGCCGCCTTCGTGGACGGCGCCTCGCACAGCCGTACGTTCTTCCAGATCATGCTGCCGATGGCCAAGCCCGGCCTGATCAGCGTCGGCATCTTCAATTTTCTGGGCCAGTGGAACCAGTACATGCTGCCGACGGTCCTCAACACGGACCCCGACAAGCGCGTCCTCACCCAGGGCCTGGTGCAACTGGCCGTCAGTCAGGGTTACAAGGGTGACTGGTCGGGACTCTTCGCGGGCCTGGTGATGGCCATGCTGCCGGTGCTGGCCGCCTACGTCGTCTTCCAGCGCCAGGTGGTACAGGGCTTGACGGCGGGCGCACTGAAGTAG
- a CDS encoding sugar ABC transporter permease yields the protein MSDTSKTVKSDSTEPGKAETATGLEKTQGVVEDQTTVAPADDPTAAPVSVVDPRLLVREEGLKGYVTEFKRKVKSGELGQLPVVLGLIVIWTIFQLKNDRFLSADNLSNISYFLSATGMLAIGLVFVLLLGEIDLSVGSVSGLASAVFAVFVVDHSMNPWLALALTIVTGIAIGALHGWFFAKIGVPAFVVTLAGLLAWNGLMLWLLGSNGTINLPSDTGPIHLLGQNSFFMDQAIIGAYLLAGLAVVLSLVGNFGEQRRRRAAGVPHRATGEILLRVGALALAAFVSAAVLNNASGVSNALVIFLAALVIVDFVLRRTTYGRKVFAVGGGIEAARRAGINVPMVRITVFAISGGFAAVGGMFFAGQTAGASLSAGAGDTLMLAIAAAVIGGTSLFGGRGTVWSALLGMLVIQSIRTGLDLLNMNTSIQYMITGGVLLGAVVIDSVSRKSQKAAGRG from the coding sequence GTGAGCGACACGTCGAAGACCGTGAAGAGCGACTCCACAGAGCCGGGCAAGGCCGAGACGGCCACCGGGCTCGAGAAGACCCAGGGCGTCGTCGAGGACCAGACGACCGTCGCGCCCGCCGACGACCCGACGGCCGCGCCCGTCTCCGTCGTCGACCCGCGGCTGCTGGTCCGCGAGGAGGGCCTCAAGGGCTACGTCACCGAGTTCAAGCGCAAGGTCAAGAGCGGCGAGCTCGGCCAGCTCCCGGTCGTCCTCGGCCTGATCGTCATCTGGACGATCTTCCAGCTGAAGAACGACCGCTTCCTCAGCGCCGACAACCTCTCCAACATCAGTTACTTCCTGTCGGCCACCGGCATGCTCGCCATCGGCCTGGTGTTCGTGCTGCTGCTCGGGGAGATCGACCTGTCGGTCGGCTCCGTCAGCGGTCTGGCGTCCGCGGTGTTCGCCGTGTTCGTGGTGGACCACAGCATGAACCCGTGGCTCGCGCTCGCCCTGACCATTGTCACGGGCATCGCGATCGGCGCCCTGCACGGATGGTTCTTCGCGAAGATCGGCGTACCGGCCTTCGTGGTCACCCTGGCCGGCCTCCTCGCCTGGAACGGTCTGATGCTGTGGCTGCTCGGCTCCAACGGCACGATCAACCTGCCGTCGGACACCGGCCCGATCCACCTGCTCGGCCAGAACTCCTTCTTCATGGACCAGGCCATCATCGGGGCCTACCTGCTGGCCGGCCTGGCCGTCGTGCTGTCCCTGGTCGGCAACTTCGGTGAGCAGCGCCGACGCCGGGCCGCAGGCGTCCCGCACCGTGCGACCGGTGAGATCCTGCTGCGCGTGGGCGCCCTCGCCCTCGCGGCGTTCGTCTCCGCCGCGGTGCTGAACAACGCCTCCGGCGTCTCCAACGCGCTGGTCATCTTCCTGGCCGCGCTGGTGATCGTGGACTTCGTGCTGCGTCGCACCACGTACGGCCGCAAGGTCTTCGCGGTCGGCGGCGGCATCGAGGCCGCCCGCCGGGCCGGCATCAACGTGCCGATGGTCAGGATCACCGTGTTCGCCATCTCCGGCGGGTTCGCGGCGGTCGGCGGCATGTTCTTCGCCGGCCAGACGGCAGGCGCGTCGCTGAGCGCCGGCGCCGGCGACACCCTGATGCTCGCCATCGCGGCGGCCGTCATCGGCGGCACCAGCCTCTTCGGCGGCCGCGGCACCGTCTGGTCCGCCCTGCTGGGCATGCTGGTCATCCAGTCCATCCGGACCGGTCTCGACCTGCTGAACATGAACACCTCGATCCAGTACATGATCACCGGTGGTGTTCTGCTCGGCGCGGTCGTCATCGACTCGGTGTCCCGCAAGAGCCAGAAGGCGGCCGGTCGAGGCTAG
- a CDS encoding ROK family transcriptional regulator, producing the protein METPGSQSSLHRANLERVVRAVRLAGSLTQAEIARATGLSAATVSNIVRELKDGGTVEVTPTSAGGRRARSVSLSGDAGIVIGVDFGHTHLRVAVGNLAHQVLAEESEPLDVDASSTQGFDRAEQLVSRLIEATGVDRAKIAGVGLGVPGPIDLESGTLGSSAILPGWIGTRPAEEMRGRLGVPVHVDNDANLGALGEMVWGSGRGVRDLAYIKVASGVGAGLVIEGKIYRGPGGTAGEIGHITLDESGPVCRCGNRGCLETFAAARYVLPLLQSSHGTDLTMEGVVRLARDGDPGCRRVIADVGRHVGSGVANLCNLLNPSRVVLGGDLAEAGELVLGPIRESVGRYAIPSAARQLSVLPGALGGRAEVLGALALALSEMGDSTLLDGTLTAATPAFT; encoded by the coding sequence GTGGAGACTCCGGGGTCGCAGTCGTCGCTGCACCGAGCCAACCTGGAGCGGGTCGTACGCGCCGTGCGTCTGGCCGGATCCCTCACACAGGCGGAGATCGCCCGGGCGACCGGCCTCTCGGCCGCGACCGTCTCCAACATCGTGCGCGAGTTGAAGGACGGCGGCACGGTGGAGGTGACGCCCACCTCGGCCGGTGGCCGAAGGGCCCGCAGCGTCAGTCTGAGCGGCGATGCCGGCATCGTCATAGGGGTCGACTTCGGGCACACGCACCTACGGGTGGCCGTGGGCAACCTGGCCCATCAGGTCCTCGCCGAGGAGTCCGAGCCGCTGGATGTGGACGCCTCGTCGACGCAGGGCTTCGACCGGGCGGAACAGCTGGTCAGCCGGTTGATCGAGGCCACCGGGGTGGACCGCGCGAAGATCGCGGGAGTGGGCCTGGGCGTGCCCGGGCCGATCGATCTCGAGTCCGGCACGCTCGGCTCGTCCGCCATCCTGCCCGGCTGGATCGGGACCAGGCCCGCGGAGGAGATGAGGGGCCGGCTGGGCGTGCCTGTGCACGTGGACAACGACGCCAACCTCGGGGCCCTCGGAGAGATGGTCTGGGGCAGCGGCCGGGGCGTGCGCGACCTCGCCTACATCAAGGTCGCGAGCGGTGTCGGAGCCGGCCTGGTGATCGAGGGGAAGATCTACCGCGGGCCCGGCGGAACCGCAGGAGAAATCGGACATATTACACTTGACGAGTCCGGCCCGGTCTGCCGCTGCGGAAACCGGGGCTGCCTGGAGACCTTCGCGGCCGCGCGCTACGTGCTCCCGCTCCTCCAGTCCAGCCACGGCACGGATCTGACGATGGAAGGTGTGGTGCGGCTGGCCAGGGACGGTGATCCGGGCTGCCGTCGGGTGATCGCCGACGTCGGCCGACACGTCGGCAGTGGAGTGGCCAATCTCTGCAATCTGCTGAACCCGAGCCGGGTGGTCCTGGGCGGTGATCTCGCCGAGGCGGGAGAGCTGGTGCTCGGTCCGATAAGGGAGTCCGTCGGCCGCTATGCGATCCCGAGTGCGGCGCGTCAACTCTCCGTTCTCCCGGGGGCACTTGGGGGCCGTGCGGAGGTGCTCGGAGCGCTCGCTCTCGCACTGAGCGAGATGGGCGATTCGACCCTTTTGGACGGCACCCTGACCGCAGCGACACCTGCCTTCACTTAG